From one Luteipulveratus mongoliensis genomic stretch:
- a CDS encoding 2-oxoacid:ferredoxin oxidoreductase subunit beta, with the protein MSIDLGLPAFRSGLEGVPTTEDKATRKEFTSDQEVRWCPGCGDYAILAAVQGFLPDLGLKRENIVFVSGIGCSSRFPYYLDTYGMHSIHGRAPAIATGLATSRPDLSVWVVTGDGDALSIGGNHLIHAMRRNVNMTILLFNNKIYGLTKGQYSPTSDIGTVTKSTPAGSIDQPFNPVSLALGAEASFVARTMDSDRKHLTATLRAAAEHRGAALVEIYQNCPIFNDGAFQMLKDRDEATARILQLVDGEPIRAGADDHTRVVVRDDEGRLLVVPEAEADPARVVLHRADDPDPSQAFALSRLDDPSFAQVPMGIFRNAPRATYDDGVRGQVGAAVEQAGGPAGERDLEQLLHGKDTWLVN; encoded by the coding sequence ATGAGCATTGATCTCGGCCTGCCGGCCTTCCGCTCCGGCCTTGAGGGCGTACCCACGACGGAGGACAAGGCGACTCGCAAGGAGTTCACCTCCGACCAGGAGGTCCGCTGGTGTCCCGGCTGTGGTGACTACGCGATCCTGGCCGCAGTACAGGGCTTCCTGCCCGACCTCGGGCTCAAGCGCGAGAACATCGTCTTCGTGTCGGGCATCGGCTGCTCCAGCCGATTCCCCTATTACCTCGACACCTACGGCATGCATTCGATCCACGGGCGCGCACCGGCCATCGCGACGGGCCTGGCCACCTCACGTCCCGACCTGTCCGTCTGGGTCGTGACCGGCGACGGCGACGCGTTGTCGATCGGTGGCAACCACCTGATCCACGCGATGCGGCGCAACGTCAACATGACGATCCTGCTGTTCAACAACAAGATCTACGGGCTGACCAAGGGCCAGTACTCCCCCACGTCCGACATCGGCACGGTCACCAAGTCCACGCCGGCCGGCTCGATCGACCAACCGTTCAACCCGGTGTCACTGGCGCTCGGTGCGGAGGCATCGTTCGTGGCCCGCACCATGGACTCCGACCGCAAGCACCTGACCGCGACCCTGCGCGCGGCGGCGGAGCACCGCGGCGCTGCCCTCGTCGAGATCTACCAGAACTGCCCGATCTTCAACGACGGCGCGTTCCAGATGCTCAAGGACCGCGACGAGGCGACCGCCCGCATCCTGCAGCTTGTCGACGGCGAGCCCATCCGAGCCGGCGCCGACGACCACACCCGCGTGGTCGTACGCGACGACGAGGGCCGGCTGCTCGTCGTCCCCGAGGCGGAGGCCGACCCGGCCCGCGTCGTACTCCATCGCGCCGACGACCCCGACCCGAGCCAGGCATTCGCGCTGAGTCGCCTGGACGACCCGTCGTTCGCCCAGGTGCCGATGGGCATCTTCCGCAATGCACCCCGGGCGACCTACGACGACGGCGTCCGCGGGCAGGTCGGCGCGGCCGTCGAGCAGGCCGGTGGCCCGGCCGGCGAGCGCGACCTGGAGCAGCTGCTCCACGGCAAGGACACCTGGTTGGTCAACTGA
- a CDS encoding MFS transporter: MERRVLAAISAVVLSYGLLQTMLVPAANHVQADLHTSSQGATWAVLSAMLLSSAAVTPVLGRLADRFGQRTILLACLWIYLAGALVAAVAPSIEVLIAARVLQGVGLTLVPLSFALVKSSLTGPAVGRGLALAATLVTGSAGAGLLAGGLIADHFSWRWLFVIGAAVIVVALVLTSRDLPADEARDASPIDWSGAALLAVALTTLLLAVTQGRAWGWTSWQVLGLVGLALLSAALLVVVEERVAAPLIDLNLMRGGLLAAHLGALMLGVNQFMLYTLLPHLAQAPGSGASGLGLSATAAAALLVPGALLTIPAGRWRPARVDEPRSLLAVGLAVSSVGAGVLLVARGGPLVVTAVYVLVSLGYGIAMAALPRLVARECPPLRLGSVNAVNTVARTVGGAFGSQLAALVLSGQSRPGRSAYDLGFAVAAAAAVIGVPLVLAAGVRQSRVAV; this comes from the coding sequence ATGGAACGTCGGGTGCTGGCAGCCATCTCAGCTGTCGTGCTGTCGTACGGACTGCTGCAGACGATGCTGGTCCCTGCCGCGAACCATGTGCAGGCCGACCTGCACACATCGTCGCAAGGTGCGACCTGGGCAGTGCTGTCCGCGATGCTGCTCAGCAGCGCCGCGGTCACGCCGGTGCTCGGTCGCCTCGCGGACCGGTTCGGGCAGCGGACGATCCTGCTGGCGTGCCTGTGGATCTACCTTGCTGGTGCGCTCGTGGCCGCGGTCGCGCCGAGCATCGAGGTGCTGATCGCGGCACGGGTCCTGCAAGGTGTCGGACTCACCCTCGTCCCGCTGAGCTTTGCTCTCGTCAAGAGCAGCCTGACCGGCCCTGCCGTCGGTCGTGGGCTCGCTCTTGCGGCCACGCTGGTCACGGGAAGTGCCGGCGCGGGTCTGCTGGCGGGCGGCCTGATCGCCGACCACTTCAGCTGGCGGTGGCTGTTCGTGATCGGGGCGGCGGTCATCGTCGTCGCTCTGGTGCTGACCTCTCGCGACCTGCCTGCTGACGAAGCCCGCGACGCGAGCCCGATCGACTGGTCGGGAGCCGCCTTGCTGGCGGTGGCGTTGACCACCCTGCTGCTCGCGGTGACTCAAGGCCGGGCCTGGGGCTGGACCTCGTGGCAGGTCCTCGGTCTGGTCGGACTGGCGCTGCTCTCGGCCGCCCTGCTCGTCGTCGTCGAGGAGCGGGTCGCCGCGCCACTCATCGACCTGAACCTGATGCGGGGCGGGCTGCTCGCTGCGCATCTCGGTGCGCTCATGCTCGGCGTCAACCAGTTCATGCTCTACACGCTGCTGCCCCATCTCGCGCAGGCACCCGGGAGCGGCGCCTCCGGCCTCGGCCTGAGCGCGACGGCGGCGGCCGCTCTCCTGGTGCCGGGCGCTCTGCTCACCATCCCCGCAGGTCGGTGGCGGCCGGCCCGGGTCGATGAGCCGCGGAGCCTGCTGGCTGTTGGCCTCGCGGTGTCGAGTGTGGGTGCAGGCGTACTGCTCGTTGCGCGTGGAGGTCCACTGGTCGTGACGGCGGTCTACGTGCTCGTCAGCCTGGGCTACGGCATCGCGATGGCCGCCCTGCCTCGCCTGGTGGCACGCGAGTGCCCACCGCTACGGCTGGGCTCGGTCAACGCGGTCAACACGGTCGCTCGTACGGTCGGTGGCGCGTTCGGCTCGCAGCTCGCGGCCCTCGTCCTGAGCGGGCAGTCACGACCGGGACGGTCGGCGTACGACCTGGGCTTTGCCGTCGCGGCTGCGGCGGCGGTCATCGGGGTACCGCTCGTCCTTGCTGCGGGGGTCCGTCAGTCGCGTGTCGCGGTGTAG
- a CDS encoding M1 family metallopeptidase produces the protein MSHNRAAHLARTSLALAAVLGLATTGTASAAPSDVGSPGIGDPYYKDYGNGGYDVGHYAIDVDYDPATDLITGTTTITATATQNLRKFDLDLALKATAVTVNGVPAKFSKPTSHELAVVPKVPVVTGGPLKITVTYAGVPSTTKVNGFSPWVKTDDGAVAVGEPEIAAWWYPSNDHPRDKATFDVKATVPKGLQALSNGTLKKTQYGRDGDTWVWHSAKPQATYLTFLAMGHFDITQGVGASGLPWINAVASNGGQEGEYAKKDLARTSEVIDFHSRAWGKYPFEITGGVAPAADFGFALENQTRPVYTRGFWRNGPNIYVIVHEQAHQWFGDAVSVHDWKDIWLNEGFASFAEWYWSEMHGEGSGQEILASYYANPDSSALWKLPIGDPGAGKEFSGQVYDRGAMTLQALRNRIGDPAFFQVMRTWVPKHRYGNGAIAEFVALAEKTSGEDLGGFFRNWLYTASKPAKTAENGLDGLPAAKVKAAAPASLAKIKAVQQAELRSGH, from the coding sequence ATGTCACACAACCGCGCCGCGCACCTCGCGCGCACCAGCCTGGCCCTCGCCGCCGTCCTCGGCCTGGCCACCACCGGCACCGCCAGTGCCGCACCCTCGGATGTCGGCTCGCCCGGCATAGGTGACCCGTACTACAAGGACTACGGCAACGGCGGGTACGACGTCGGGCACTACGCCATCGACGTCGACTACGACCCGGCCACCGACCTCATCACCGGCACCACGACCATCACGGCCACCGCGACGCAGAACCTGCGCAAGTTCGACCTCGACCTCGCGCTCAAGGCCACTGCCGTCACGGTCAACGGGGTGCCGGCGAAGTTCAGCAAGCCGACGTCGCACGAGCTGGCCGTCGTCCCCAAGGTCCCCGTCGTCACCGGCGGTCCCCTCAAGATCACCGTGACGTACGCCGGCGTGCCGTCGACGACCAAGGTCAACGGGTTCTCGCCGTGGGTCAAGACGGACGACGGTGCGGTGGCCGTCGGTGAGCCGGAGATCGCCGCCTGGTGGTACCCGAGCAACGACCACCCGCGCGACAAGGCGACGTTCGACGTCAAGGCCACCGTGCCCAAGGGTCTGCAGGCGCTGAGCAACGGCACGCTGAAGAAGACCCAGTACGGCCGCGATGGCGACACCTGGGTGTGGCACTCCGCCAAGCCGCAGGCGACGTACCTGACGTTCCTGGCCATGGGCCACTTCGACATCACCCAGGGCGTCGGCGCCAGCGGTCTGCCCTGGATCAACGCGGTCGCCTCCAACGGTGGCCAGGAGGGTGAGTACGCCAAGAAGGACCTCGCGCGTACGTCGGAGGTCATCGACTTCCACAGCCGCGCCTGGGGCAAGTACCCGTTCGAGATCACCGGTGGCGTCGCCCCTGCCGCGGACTTCGGCTTCGCGCTGGAGAACCAGACGCGGCCGGTCTACACGCGTGGCTTCTGGCGCAACGGCCCCAACATCTACGTGATCGTGCACGAGCAGGCGCACCAGTGGTTCGGCGATGCGGTCAGCGTGCACGACTGGAAGGACATCTGGCTCAACGAGGGCTTCGCGTCGTTCGCCGAGTGGTACTGGTCGGAGATGCACGGCGAGGGCAGCGGCCAGGAGATTCTCGCGTCCTACTACGCCAATCCGGACAGCAGCGCGCTGTGGAAGCTGCCCATCGGCGACCCGGGTGCGGGCAAGGAGTTCTCCGGCCAGGTCTACGACCGTGGTGCGATGACGCTCCAGGCGCTGCGCAACCGGATCGGTGACCCGGCGTTCTTCCAGGTCATGCGCACCTGGGTGCCCAAGCACCGCTACGGCAACGGCGCCATCGCCGAGTTCGTGGCACTGGCCGAGAAGACGTCCGGGGAGGACCTGGGCGGCTTCTTCCGCAACTGGCTGTACACGGCGTCCAAGCCGGCCAAAACCGCTGAGAACGGCCTGGATGGTCTCCCGGCTGCCAAGGTCAAGGCCGCTGCACCCGCGTCGCTGGCCAAGATCAAGGCGGTTCAGCAGGCCGAGCTGCGCTCCGGCCACTGA
- a CDS encoding TetR/AcrR family transcriptional regulator, whose amino-acid sequence MARPGLTARRIVDTARTVADEDGLEAVTLRRLADELGTGAASLYRHIDNRADLLTLLAADFIEGYPLVPAGRRSPQEAAVRQWVAMRRYVAEHPWSATLIASGGFHLEDARAVADHCVELLEATGLSRTRALRCYRSLWHLLLGEALNAHAVGHLHDAPPEGGDFAWAARALIAGAASVR is encoded by the coding sequence ATGGCCCGTCCGGGACTCACCGCCCGAAGGATCGTCGACACCGCGCGCACGGTCGCCGATGAGGATGGTCTCGAGGCCGTCACGTTGCGACGTCTGGCAGACGAGCTCGGGACCGGTGCCGCCTCGCTCTACCGCCACATCGACAACCGCGCCGACCTGCTCACCCTGCTGGCGGCCGACTTCATCGAGGGCTATCCCCTCGTGCCGGCCGGACGCCGCTCACCCCAGGAGGCTGCCGTACGCCAGTGGGTCGCCATGCGCCGCTACGTCGCCGAGCACCCGTGGTCCGCCACCCTCATCGCCAGCGGCGGCTTCCACCTCGAGGATGCCCGCGCCGTAGCCGACCACTGTGTCGAGCTGCTCGAGGCCACCGGACTGAGCCGCACGCGAGCGCTGCGCTGCTACCGGTCCCTTTGGCACCTGCTCCTCGGTGAGGCGCTCAACGCCCACGCGGTCGGGCACCTCCATGACGCCCCGCCGGAAGGAGGCGACTTCGCCTGGGCCGCTCGCGCTCTGATCGCGGGAGCAGCCAGCGTGCGCTAG
- a CDS encoding D-arabinono-1,4-lactone oxidase, whose protein sequence is MADPQSVRAAGERGAGTPWTNWAQTVRTGPVDVYAPRDTADVASAVALAARTGRKVKPIGSGHSFTAIGEPVDLQLQLHGLSGIVSHDAATGRVRVRAGTPLHVLNPALEALGLAMPNLGDIDRQTISGALSTGTHGTGLRFTGLSGFVTGVEMVLADGSIVRYDDGHRPDLVPAAAPGLGALGVITEYELQCVPAFLLRAHEAPSTLDRLLGALDETVDSADHFEFYWFPHTDRVLTKINTRLDDPALRDPLPRWREVLDDRILSNNLFEVVNRLTTAVPQAIPRINQLSSRVLSERTYTDSSYKIFATQRTVRFKESEFAVPRAEVPGLLAELKAYCDRKDEVVAFPVEVRFTAADDRWMSTAYGRETGYVAIHQYHRRDHTAYFDAFWSLLRSIPEARPHWGKMHDLDAGDLRKVYPKFDDFVALRDELDPNRVFENPYLAKVLG, encoded by the coding sequence TTGGCTGACCCACAATCCGTCCGCGCGGCAGGCGAGCGCGGAGCGGGCACTCCCTGGACCAACTGGGCCCAGACCGTCCGCACCGGGCCGGTCGACGTGTACGCGCCGCGCGACACCGCGGACGTCGCCAGTGCTGTCGCGCTCGCCGCGCGGACCGGCCGCAAGGTCAAGCCGATCGGGTCCGGCCACTCCTTCACCGCGATCGGTGAGCCGGTCGATCTCCAGCTGCAGCTGCATGGCCTCAGCGGGATCGTGAGCCACGATGCCGCGACCGGTCGGGTCCGCGTACGCGCCGGCACGCCTCTGCACGTCCTCAACCCTGCGCTTGAGGCGCTTGGCCTCGCGATGCCGAACCTGGGCGACATCGACCGGCAGACCATCTCCGGTGCCCTATCGACCGGCACCCATGGCACCGGGCTGAGGTTCACCGGATTGTCGGGATTTGTGACCGGCGTCGAGATGGTGCTCGCCGACGGCTCGATCGTGCGGTACGACGATGGTCACCGACCGGACCTCGTCCCGGCCGCAGCCCCTGGGTTGGGTGCGCTCGGCGTGATCACCGAGTACGAGCTGCAATGCGTCCCTGCATTCCTGCTCCGGGCGCACGAGGCGCCGTCGACGCTCGACCGGCTGCTGGGCGCCCTGGACGAAACCGTAGATAGCGCAGACCATTTCGAGTTCTACTGGTTCCCGCACACAGATCGCGTGCTGACCAAGATCAATACGCGACTGGATGACCCAGCTCTGAGGGACCCGCTGCCGCGGTGGCGCGAGGTCCTCGATGACCGCATCCTGTCGAACAATCTGTTCGAGGTCGTCAATCGGCTGACCACCGCTGTCCCGCAAGCGATTCCGAGGATCAACCAGCTGTCCAGCCGCGTGCTGTCGGAGCGCACCTACACCGACTCTTCCTACAAGATCTTCGCCACCCAGCGCACCGTACGTTTCAAGGAGTCCGAGTTCGCCGTGCCCCGCGCCGAGGTGCCGGGACTGCTCGCCGAGCTGAAGGCGTACTGCGACCGCAAGGACGAGGTGGTGGCCTTCCCCGTCGAGGTGCGGTTCACCGCGGCGGACGACCGCTGGATGTCGACGGCCTACGGGCGCGAGACCGGCTATGTCGCGATCCATCAGTACCACCGGCGCGACCACACAGCGTACTTCGACGCGTTCTGGTCGCTGCTGCGATCGATCCCGGAGGCCCGACCGCACTGGGGCAAGATGCACGACCTGGACGCCGGTGACCTGCGCAAGGTCTACCCGAAGTTCGACGACTTCGTCGCGCTGCGCGACGAGCTGGATCCCAACAGGGTCTTCGAAAACCCTTATCTGGCAAAGGTTCTCGGCTAG
- the rarD gene encoding EamA family transporter RarD, whose translation MTVSGTSETNRGAAYGFLAYFLWGAMPLYFDALKPAGAWEILTHRVLWTVLLCGAGLAVWRRLGYLRELIARPRRLATVALASVLIATNWTIYVAAVVSGHATEAALGYFLNPLVTVALGVLVLRERLRPLQWVAVAVGALACVYLAIDYGQPPWISIGLALSFATYGLLKNRLGGSMTAVESLTAETLVLAPAAAVLLVVLTVRGDTTFTTEGAWHTALLVLAGVVTAGPLLLFAAAARRVPLVTIGLLQFVAPVLQLLCAVLLLDEQMPASRWIGFGIVWIALVLLTIDTLRSATRSRRARALTAAAAAVDAAPCA comes from the coding sequence GTGACGGTTAGCGGCACATCCGAGACCAACCGGGGCGCGGCGTACGGCTTCCTCGCCTACTTCCTCTGGGGCGCGATGCCCCTCTACTTCGATGCACTGAAACCGGCCGGTGCCTGGGAGATCCTGACTCACCGGGTGCTGTGGACCGTGCTGCTGTGCGGTGCCGGGCTCGCCGTCTGGCGTCGACTCGGCTACCTCCGCGAGCTCATCGCACGGCCGCGACGGCTGGCCACGGTCGCGCTGGCCAGTGTGCTGATCGCCACCAACTGGACGATCTATGTGGCCGCGGTGGTCTCGGGCCACGCGACCGAGGCGGCCCTCGGATACTTCCTCAACCCGCTCGTCACCGTGGCACTCGGCGTCCTCGTGCTCCGCGAGCGGCTGCGTCCGTTGCAGTGGGTGGCCGTTGCTGTCGGCGCTCTTGCCTGCGTCTACCTCGCCATCGACTACGGACAGCCGCCGTGGATCTCGATCGGCCTCGCCTTGTCATTCGCGACGTACGGCCTGCTCAAGAATCGCCTCGGCGGCTCGATGACAGCGGTCGAGAGCCTGACCGCCGAGACCCTCGTCCTCGCTCCCGCAGCGGCCGTCCTGCTGGTCGTGCTCACGGTGCGGGGTGACACCACGTTCACCACCGAGGGCGCCTGGCACACCGCGCTGCTCGTGCTCGCCGGCGTCGTCACCGCAGGTCCGTTGCTGCTCTTCGCGGCCGCTGCACGACGCGTGCCGCTCGTGACGATCGGGCTGCTGCAGTTCGTCGCGCCCGTCCTCCAGCTGCTGTGCGCCGTGCTGCTGCTCGACGAGCAGATGCCCGCCAGCCGCTGGATCGGCTTCGGAATCGTCTGGATTGCGTTGGTACTGCTCACGATCGACACCCTGCGATCTGCAACGCGCAGCCGCCGTGCGCGCGCACTCACGGCGGCTGCCGCGGCGGTGGACGCCGCCCCCTGCGCCTGA
- a CDS encoding acyl-CoA dehydrogenase family protein: MTSPWETDERRALRETVRRFTETDVLPDLEQWERDGELPRSLHQRAGALGLLGVAAPEAVGGGGGDVIDASIICEEMHYAGGSGGLFASLFTSGIALPHVIAAGDPTQIDRWVRPTLAGELIGSLAITEPGGGSDVGHLTTTARRDGNHYVVNGAKTYITSGCRADFVVTAVRTGGPGAGGVSLLVVERGTPGFEVSRKLDKMGWLASDTAELSFVDARVPVGNLVGPENSGFAQIAAAFVTERAALATQAYASAQRCLDLSVAWCRDRTTFGRPLISRQSVQHTLTEMTRRTDVARVYTRSVVERYAAGEQDLVTDVCFAKNTAVETGEWVAHQAVQLFGGMGYMRESEVERQYRDMRILGIGGGTTEILTDLAGKLLGYTATRD, translated from the coding sequence ATGACAAGCCCCTGGGAGACCGATGAGCGACGGGCGCTGCGCGAGACGGTCCGCCGCTTCACCGAGACCGACGTGCTCCCCGACCTCGAGCAGTGGGAGCGCGATGGCGAGCTGCCGCGATCGCTGCATCAGCGGGCCGGCGCGCTCGGTCTCCTCGGCGTCGCGGCGCCGGAAGCCGTCGGTGGCGGCGGTGGCGATGTCATCGACGCCTCGATCATCTGCGAGGAGATGCACTACGCGGGCGGATCCGGTGGCCTCTTCGCCTCACTGTTCACCTCTGGCATCGCCCTCCCCCACGTCATCGCGGCCGGCGACCCGACGCAGATCGACCGCTGGGTCCGGCCCACCCTGGCCGGCGAGCTGATCGGTTCGTTGGCGATCACCGAGCCGGGTGGCGGCTCTGACGTCGGCCACCTGACCACGACGGCCCGTCGCGACGGCAACCACTACGTCGTCAACGGGGCGAAGACGTACATCACCTCGGGGTGCCGGGCCGACTTCGTCGTGACTGCCGTGCGCACGGGTGGACCGGGCGCCGGTGGCGTCTCACTGCTGGTCGTCGAGCGCGGCACACCAGGCTTCGAGGTCTCGCGCAAGCTCGACAAGATGGGCTGGCTGGCCTCGGACACGGCCGAGCTGTCGTTCGTCGATGCGCGCGTCCCGGTCGGCAACCTGGTTGGCCCCGAGAACTCCGGATTCGCCCAGATCGCAGCGGCTTTCGTGACCGAGCGAGCCGCGTTGGCGACCCAGGCGTACGCCTCCGCTCAGCGCTGCCTCGACCTCAGCGTGGCCTGGTGCCGCGATCGGACGACGTTCGGGCGACCGTTGATCAGCCGTCAGAGCGTGCAGCACACCCTGACCGAGATGACGCGCCGCACCGACGTGGCTCGCGTCTACACGCGGTCCGTCGTGGAGCGGTATGCCGCGGGCGAGCAGGACCTCGTCACGGACGTCTGCTTCGCCAAGAACACCGCGGTCGAGACCGGCGAGTGGGTGGCGCACCAGGCGGTCCAGCTGTTCGGCGGCATGGGCTACATGCGCGAGAGCGAGGTCGAGCGGCAGTACCGCGACATGCGCATCCTCGGCATCGGCGGCGGCACCACCGAGATCCTCACCGACCTCGCCGGCAAGCTGCTCGGCTACACCGCGACACGCGACTGA
- a CDS encoding urease accessory protein UreD: MTTRTTRVGVTAQPNGRARVDLRSGLLAPRLLSSGPDQASVALVATTATLLAGDHVRLEVDVGPGVRLELRDVAGTVAYDGRGGEARWDMAIRIASDAALTWHGEPLVVSAGASVHRSLHVDIAAGGRLLLRDTVALGRSGEPPGALTCRTRMTYDGRPALAEDLTLSPETVALPGLLGGSRVIDTVTAIGWRPADVPDGPATLHLAEPGVLARELVTDAHQSRLTALWHTWA, encoded by the coding sequence TTGACGACCCGGACCACCCGCGTCGGCGTGACCGCCCAGCCGAACGGCCGGGCGCGGGTCGACCTGCGGTCGGGACTGCTCGCGCCACGGCTCTTGTCGAGCGGTCCTGATCAGGCGTCAGTCGCTCTGGTCGCCACAACGGCAACCCTCCTCGCGGGTGACCACGTGCGGCTCGAGGTCGACGTCGGGCCGGGCGTGCGGCTCGAGCTGCGTGACGTCGCAGGCACGGTCGCGTACGACGGCCGAGGCGGCGAAGCCCGGTGGGACATGGCGATCCGGATCGCCTCGGACGCGGCGCTCACGTGGCACGGCGAACCACTCGTGGTCTCCGCCGGAGCGTCAGTGCACCGGTCACTCCATGTCGACATCGCGGCCGGCGGTCGGCTGCTGCTCCGGGACACGGTCGCCCTCGGCAGGTCCGGCGAGCCTCCCGGAGCCCTCACCTGCCGCACCCGCATGACGTACGACGGCCGGCCGGCCCTCGCGGAGGACCTCACCCTCAGTCCGGAGACCGTCGCCCTGCCCGGCCTGCTCGGCGGCAGCCGGGTCATCGACACGGTGACCGCGATCGGCTGGCGGCCGGCCGACGTACCCGACGGGCCGGCAACCCTGCACCTGGCCGAGCCAGGCGTCCTGGCGCGCGAGCTCGTCACGGATGCCCACCAGTCGCGGCTGACCGCGCTCTGGCACACCTGGGCGTGA
- a CDS encoding 2-oxoacid:acceptor oxidoreductase subunit alpha, with product MSSKSTERLGRVIIRFAGDSGDGMQLTGDRFTAETASLGNDLSTLPNFPAEIRAPQGTLPGVSSFQVQFADHDVLTPGDAPDVLVAMNPAALRANLGDLPRGATLIVNADEFGKRNLAKVGYTANPLDDDSLESWQVHSVPLTSITVDALESFDLTRKDKERAKNMFALGLLSWMYNRPTDGTESFLKTKFAAMPEILGANLAALHAGHAYGETTESFAVSYAVSPAPMAAGTYRNITGNLALAYGFVAASQRTGLPLVLGSYPITPASDVLHTLSTLKRFGVTTIQAEDEIAGVGAALGASYGGALGLTTTSGPGLALKSETIGLAVSLELPLVIVDVQRGGPSTGLPTKTEQADLLQAMFGRNGESPVALVAPCSPTDCFDAAMEAVRIATTYRTPVILLSDGYLANGSEPWRIPTIDDLPDMKVELATEPNGVDDEGNPVFHPYLHDDKTLARPWAVPGTPGLEHRVGGIEKADVTGNISYDPDNHDHMVRLRQRKIDLVADSIPELEVDDPSGEARVLVLGWGSTYGPIKAATRLVRGTGAKVAQAHLRHLNPFPSNLGEVLRAYDRVIVPEMNLGQLALLLRAKYLVDVRSHTSVRGLPFMTSELADVISQEATS from the coding sequence ATGAGTTCCAAGTCCACAGAGCGCCTCGGCCGTGTCATCATCCGATTTGCGGGGGATTCCGGCGACGGAATGCAGCTGACGGGTGACCGATTCACCGCCGAGACCGCGAGCCTGGGCAACGACCTGTCCACGCTGCCCAACTTCCCCGCCGAGATCCGCGCGCCCCAGGGCACCCTGCCCGGAGTCAGCAGCTTCCAGGTGCAGTTCGCCGACCACGACGTGCTGACGCCGGGTGATGCCCCCGACGTGCTCGTCGCGATGAACCCTGCTGCCCTGCGCGCCAACCTCGGCGACCTGCCCCGCGGCGCGACGCTCATCGTCAACGCCGACGAGTTCGGCAAGCGCAACCTCGCCAAGGTCGGCTACACCGCCAACCCCCTCGATGACGACTCCCTCGAGTCCTGGCAGGTCCACAGCGTGCCGCTGACCTCGATCACGGTCGACGCGCTGGAGTCCTTCGACCTGACGCGCAAGGACAAGGAGCGCGCCAAGAACATGTTCGCGCTCGGCCTCCTGTCGTGGATGTACAACCGTCCGACCGACGGCACCGAGAGCTTCCTCAAGACCAAGTTCGCGGCCATGCCCGAGATCCTCGGCGCCAACCTCGCCGCCCTGCACGCGGGTCATGCCTACGGCGAGACCACCGAGTCCTTCGCGGTGTCGTACGCCGTGTCCCCGGCGCCCATGGCCGCCGGCACCTACCGCAACATCACCGGCAACCTCGCGCTCGCGTACGGCTTCGTCGCCGCCTCGCAGCGCACCGGCCTGCCGCTCGTGCTCGGCAGCTATCCGATCACCCCGGCGTCCGACGTCCTGCACACGCTGTCGACGTTGAAACGCTTTGGTGTCACCACGATTCAGGCCGAGGACGAGATCGCCGGGGTCGGTGCGGCACTGGGTGCGTCCTATGGCGGCGCCCTGGGCCTGACCACGACCTCCGGCCCCGGGCTGGCGCTGAAGTCCGAGACCATCGGGCTGGCCGTCTCGCTCGAGCTGCCGCTGGTGATCGTCGACGTGCAGCGTGGCGGCCCCTCGACCGGACTGCCCACCAAGACCGAGCAGGCCGACCTGCTGCAGGCGATGTTCGGACGCAACGGCGAGTCACCGGTCGCGCTGGTCGCGCCGTGCAGCCCGACCGACTGCTTCGACGCGGCGATGGAGGCCGTACGGATCGCGACGACCTACCGCACACCGGTGATTCTCCTCTCCGACGGATACCTCGCGAACGGGTCTGAGCCGTGGCGCATCCCGACCATCGACGACCTGCCCGACATGAAGGTCGAGCTGGCGACGGAGCCGAATGGCGTTGATGACGAAGGCAATCCGGTCTTCCACCCCTATCTCCATGACGACAAGACGCTGGCTCGACCGTGGGCCGTCCCGGGCACACCCGGGCTCGAGCACCGCGTCGGCGGCATCGAGAAGGCCGACGTCACCGGCAACATCAGCTACGACCCGGACAACCACGACCACATGGTTCGGCTACGGCAGCGCAAGATCGACCTGGTCGCCGACTCGATCCCCGAGCTCGAGGTCGACGACCCGTCCGGGGAGGCGCGCGTCCTCGTGCTCGGCTGGGGATCGACGTACGGCCCGATCAAGGCGGCCACTCGACTGGTCCGCGGCACCGGCGCCAAGGTCGCCCAGGCCCACCTGCGCCATCTCAACCCGTTCCCGTCCAACCTCGGCGAGGTGCTGCGCGCGTACGACCGGGTGATCGTCCCCGAGATGAACCTCGGCCAGCTCGCCCTGCTGCTCCGTGCGAAGTATCTCGTCGACGTGCGCAGCCACACCTCAGTCCGCGGACTTCCTTTCATGACATCGGAACTCGCGGATGTCATCTCCCAGGAGGCGACCTCATGA